The following coding sequences lie in one Populus trichocarpa isolate Nisqually-1 chromosome 14, P.trichocarpa_v4.1, whole genome shotgun sequence genomic window:
- the LOC18104939 gene encoding uncharacterized protein LOC18104939 isoform X3: protein MNTRVRTRLHSMKAPMKHEKEKVGMQGSKPNVAKKAANKRQASSRERKIALQEDVDKLKKQLRHEENIHRALERAFSRPLGALPRLPPYLPRTTLELLAEVAVLEEEVVRLEEQVVHFRQDLYQEAVYMSSSKRNVESVSDLYHLYPNKNPKPDQSKSLAQNVDESATSTIRHLPSLSADGTGKENAFSTANSRKNSKGSSINKAQTSRNMVKRPSEDNRPAEKKLDSHKSQLECRVPDQENAEARSHVTASEGVTGDASPNKLSEDILKCLSSIFVRMSSMKNRRTADNLSFLSTLVSQENEEEAECQDPYGICSEFGKRDIGPYKRLFSIESGTINPNRTSNSLFLLHRLELLFGKLASVNLQNLTHQKKLAFWINIYNSCMMNAFLEHGIPESPETVVELMRKATINIGGHLLNAITIEHFILRLPYYSKYTISKGAKNDEMAARNKFGLELSEPLVSFALCCGSWSSPAVRVYTAAQVENELEEAKRDYLQAAIGITTSKFAIPKLLDWYLLDFAKDLESLLDWICLQLPSELGKEAINCLEKGKNEPHSHFVQVMPYEFGFRYLLYTK from the exons ATGAATACTAGGGTGAGGACTAGGCTCCACTCCATGAAAGCTCCAATGAAGCATGAAAAA GAGAAGGTTGGAATGCAGGGGAGCAAACCAAATGTTGCCAAAAAAGCAGCAAATAAAAGACAGGCCTCAAGTAGAGAGAGGAAAATAGCATTGCAAGAAGAT GTTGATAAACTAAAGAAGCAACTGAGGCATGAAGAGAATATTCACAGAGCTTTGGAGAGGGCTTTCAGCAgaccgttgggagctctcccTCGCCTTCCTCCGTATCTTCCTCGTACT ACGTTGGAGCTGCTTGCAGAAGTGGCTGTTTTGGAAGAGGAGGTGGTTCGGCTTGAGGAACAGGTTGTCCATTTTAGGCAAGATTTGTACCAAGAGGCTGTCTACATGTCAAGCTCCAAGAGGAACGTGGAAAGTGTTTCCGATTTATATCACTTGTACCCAAATAAGAACCCCAAGCCAGATCAGTCGAAATCCTTAGCTCAGAATGTGGATGAGTCAGCGACATCCACGATAAGGCATTTGCCATCCCTTTCTG CAGATGGAACAGGGAAAGAGAATGCATTCTCTACAGCTAATTCTAGGAAGAACAGCAAAGGATCCTCAATCAATAAAGCTCAGACAAGCAGAAATATGGTGAAAAGACCGTCTGAGGACAATAGACCAGCAGAGAAAAAATTAGATTCTCACAAGTCACAG CTAGAATGCAGAGTACCAGACCAAGAAAATGCAGAAGCAAGAAGTCATGTTACTGCAAGCGAAGGGGTAACAGGAGATGCAAGCCCAAACAAGCTGTCTGAGGACATCTTGAAATGCTTGTCAAGTATTTTCGTACGGATGAGCTCAATGAAGAATAGGCGTACTGCAGATAATTTATCTTTCTTGTCAACATTAGTCTCTCAAGAAAACGAGGAAGAAGCCGAATGTCAGGATCCTTATGGTATATGTTCAGAGTTTGGGAAGAGAGATATTGGTCCATATAAGCGTTTGTTTTCAATAGAATCTGGGACGATTAATCCCAACCGAACATCAAATTCTTTGTTTCTACTTCATAGACTTGA ACTTCTATTCGGGAAACTTGCCTCCGTCAACTTGCAGAACCTCACTCATCAGAAGAAGCTTGCATTCTGGATAAACATTTACAATTCCTGCATGATGAAC GCTTTTCTAGAACACGGAATTCCTGAGAGTCCTGAGACGGTTGTTGAACTGATGAGAAAG GCAACAATAAATATCGGGGGACACTTGTTAAATGCAATAACGATCGAACATTTCATCCTTAGGCTGCCTTATTACTCAAAATAT ACAATTTCCAAGGGTGCAAAAAATGATGAGATGGCAGCGAGGAACAAATTTGGATTGGAGCTATCTGAACCATTGGTATCATTTGCCCTTTGCTGTGGTAGCTGGTCCTCCCCTGCT GTGAGAGTGTACACCGCAGCTCAGGTTGAAAACGAACTGGAAGAGGCAAAAAGAGATTATTTACAAGCTGCAATTGGAATTACAACGAGCAAGTTTGCCATCCCTAAGTTATTGGATTGGTATTTACTTGACTTTGCCAAGGACTTGGAGTCATTGCTTGATTGGATCTGCCTTCAGTTACCCAGTGAACTAGGGAAAGAAGCTATTAATTGCCTCGAGAAAGGTAAAAATGAGCCTCATTCACATTTTGTCCAAGTTATGCCATATGAGTTCGGTTTTAGGTACCTTTTgtacacaaaataa
- the LOC18104940 gene encoding uncharacterized protein LOC18104940 → MDFDFNEARPLPFLSAPSTPKRFGDYTLSAPTSPSRAADFYSYFDSLIDSNEEGTGVPFHWEDRPGTPKSPRANFNTNGEDDFAFDFSAELENKSLSADELFDEGKIRSLKLPPRLQVDDSTQRSPLSSPRSPIHKGKKMIREAFSPRKKKDSDPFATAVENTRKRTDKNERGRERERGSGLTSSSSRRASRSLSPYRVSEYPWEQDKQLQKFTNQSAPNPKASVPSNSSSSKSSSKKWRLRDFFLFRSASEGHAHDKDYLRKYSGSFKKHEDGKDPSFRSTDSSGSVSSKRKVPVSAHELHYTVNKAVSENMKKKTFLPYKQGIFGRLAFNPAAHALANGFGNITR, encoded by the coding sequence ATGGATTTCGACTTCAACGAGGCTCGACCTTTGCCATTCTTGAGTGCTCCATCTACACCGAAACGGTTTGGGGATTACACCTTGAGCGCCCCAACAAGTCCTTCACGAGCTGCcgatttttatagttatttcgACAGCTTGATTGATAGCAATGAAGAAGGAACTGGGGTTCCTTTTCATTGGGAAGACAGGCCTGGCACACCTAAATCACCACGGGCAAACTTCAACACTAATGGTGAAGAtgattttgcttttgatttcaGTGCCGAATTAGAAAACAAGTCACTCTCAGCAGATGAACTTTTTGATGAAGGCAAAATCCGGTCCCTGAAGCTTCCTCCTAGATTACAAGTCGATGATTCAACCCAGAGAAGCCCACTCTCCTCACCAAGATCTCCAATACATAAAGGGAAAAAGATGATACGTGAAGCTTTTTCGccgagaaaaaagaaagattcagATCCATTTGCAACTGCAGTTGAAAACACCCGCAAGAGAACagataaaaatgaaagagggagggagagggagagaggttCAGGGTTAACATCCAGTTCAAGCCGTAGAGCATCAAGATCTCTGTCTCCATATAGAGTATCTGAATATCCATGGGAACAAGATAAACAGCTACAGAAATTCACCAACCAATCAGCACCCAATCCAAAAGCTTCAGTACCatctaattcttcttcttcaaagagTTCTTCAAAGAAGTGGAGGCTGAgagattttttcttatttagaagTGCATCTGAAGGACATGCGCATGATAAGGATTATCTCAGAAAGTACTCAGGTTCATTCAAAAAACATGAAGATGGCAAAGATCCGAGTTTCCGGTCCACAGACAGTTCAGGTTCGGTGTCTTCAAAGAGGAAAGTACCAGTGTCAGCACATGAGTTACATTACACAGTGAATAAAGCTGTATCGGAgaatatgaagaagaaaactttcTTGCCCTACAAACAAGGCATTTTTGGGAGATTGGCTTTCAATCCAGCTGCTCATGCTCTTGCCAATGGCTTTGGAAATATTACGCGTTAA
- the LOC18104939 gene encoding uncharacterized protein LOC18104939 isoform X2, which produces MNTRVRTRLHSMKAPMKHEKLLPENMAAVSLGRIQKLKASGNSNKEKVGMQGSKPNVAKKAANKRQASSRERKIALQEDVDKLKKQLRHEENIHRALERAFSRPLGALPRLPPYLPRTTLELLAEVAVLEEEVVRLEEQVVHFRQDLYQEAVYMSSSKRNVESVSDLYHLYPNKNPKPDQSKSLAQNVDESATSTIRHLPSLSDGTGKENAFSTANSRKNSKGSSINKAQTSRNMVKRPSEDNRPAEKKLDSHKSQLECRVPDQENAEARSHVTASEGVTGDASPNKLSEDILKCLSSIFVRMSSMKNRRTADNLSFLSTLVSQENEEEAECQDPYGICSEFGKRDIGPYKRLFSIESGTINPNRTSNSLFLLHRLELLFGKLASVNLQNLTHQKKLAFWINIYNSCMMNAFLEHGIPESPETVVELMRKATINIGGHLLNAITIEHFILRLPYYSKYTISKGAKNDEMAARNKFGLELSEPLVSFALCCGSWSSPAVRVYTAAQVENELEEAKRDYLQAAIGITTSKFAIPKLLDWYLLDFAKDLESLLDWICLQLPSELGKEAINCLEKGKNEPHSHFVQVMPYEFGFRYLLYTK; this is translated from the exons ATGAATACTAGGGTGAGGACTAGGCTCCACTCCATGAAAGCTCCAATGAAGCATGAAAAA CTTTTGCCAGAAAATATGGCTGCAGTTTCATTGGGGAGGATCCAGAAGTTGAAAGCTTCAGGAAATTCTAATAAA GAGAAGGTTGGAATGCAGGGGAGCAAACCAAATGTTGCCAAAAAAGCAGCAAATAAAAGACAGGCCTCAAGTAGAGAGAGGAAAATAGCATTGCAAGAAGAT GTTGATAAACTAAAGAAGCAACTGAGGCATGAAGAGAATATTCACAGAGCTTTGGAGAGGGCTTTCAGCAgaccgttgggagctctcccTCGCCTTCCTCCGTATCTTCCTCGTACT ACGTTGGAGCTGCTTGCAGAAGTGGCTGTTTTGGAAGAGGAGGTGGTTCGGCTTGAGGAACAGGTTGTCCATTTTAGGCAAGATTTGTACCAAGAGGCTGTCTACATGTCAAGCTCCAAGAGGAACGTGGAAAGTGTTTCCGATTTATATCACTTGTACCCAAATAAGAACCCCAAGCCAGATCAGTCGAAATCCTTAGCTCAGAATGTGGATGAGTCAGCGACATCCACGATAAGGCATTTGCCATCCCTTTCTG ATGGAACAGGGAAAGAGAATGCATTCTCTACAGCTAATTCTAGGAAGAACAGCAAAGGATCCTCAATCAATAAAGCTCAGACAAGCAGAAATATGGTGAAAAGACCGTCTGAGGACAATAGACCAGCAGAGAAAAAATTAGATTCTCACAAGTCACAG CTAGAATGCAGAGTACCAGACCAAGAAAATGCAGAAGCAAGAAGTCATGTTACTGCAAGCGAAGGGGTAACAGGAGATGCAAGCCCAAACAAGCTGTCTGAGGACATCTTGAAATGCTTGTCAAGTATTTTCGTACGGATGAGCTCAATGAAGAATAGGCGTACTGCAGATAATTTATCTTTCTTGTCAACATTAGTCTCTCAAGAAAACGAGGAAGAAGCCGAATGTCAGGATCCTTATGGTATATGTTCAGAGTTTGGGAAGAGAGATATTGGTCCATATAAGCGTTTGTTTTCAATAGAATCTGGGACGATTAATCCCAACCGAACATCAAATTCTTTGTTTCTACTTCATAGACTTGA ACTTCTATTCGGGAAACTTGCCTCCGTCAACTTGCAGAACCTCACTCATCAGAAGAAGCTTGCATTCTGGATAAACATTTACAATTCCTGCATGATGAAC GCTTTTCTAGAACACGGAATTCCTGAGAGTCCTGAGACGGTTGTTGAACTGATGAGAAAG GCAACAATAAATATCGGGGGACACTTGTTAAATGCAATAACGATCGAACATTTCATCCTTAGGCTGCCTTATTACTCAAAATAT ACAATTTCCAAGGGTGCAAAAAATGATGAGATGGCAGCGAGGAACAAATTTGGATTGGAGCTATCTGAACCATTGGTATCATTTGCCCTTTGCTGTGGTAGCTGGTCCTCCCCTGCT GTGAGAGTGTACACCGCAGCTCAGGTTGAAAACGAACTGGAAGAGGCAAAAAGAGATTATTTACAAGCTGCAATTGGAATTACAACGAGCAAGTTTGCCATCCCTAAGTTATTGGATTGGTATTTACTTGACTTTGCCAAGGACTTGGAGTCATTGCTTGATTGGATCTGCCTTCAGTTACCCAGTGAACTAGGGAAAGAAGCTATTAATTGCCTCGAGAAAGGTAAAAATGAGCCTCATTCACATTTTGTCCAAGTTATGCCATATGAGTTCGGTTTTAGGTACCTTTTgtacacaaaataa
- the LOC18104941 gene encoding protein MIZU-KUSSEI 1 — protein sequence MPPVHSSPYFQMDNQAILSLLRHTASEKRSKSSSGGLLKMFKLFPMLTSGCKMVALLGRPRKPLLKDHATTGTIFGYRKGRVSLAIQEDPHCAPMFVIELPMHSSLFHKEMASDIVRIALESETKTHKKKLLEEFVWAVYCNGRKVGYCIRRKQMSDDELHVMQLLRGVSMGAGVLPCPNNEKESADGELTYIRARFERVVGSKDSEALYMINPDGAAGPELSIFFARAR from the coding sequence ATGCCACCAGTTCATTCTAGCCCTTACTTCCAAATGGACAACCAGGCCATACTGTCTTTGCTCCGGCATACTGCAAGCGAGAAACGATCAAAATCTAGTAGCGGTGGGCTTCTTAAAATGTTCAAGCTCTTCCCCATGTTAACATCAGGTTGCAAGATGGTTGCACTATTAGGCAGACCTCGAAAACCTTTACTTAAGGACCATGCTACAACAGGTACCATTTTTGGTTATCGTAAAGGCAGAGTTAGTCTAGCCATACAAGAAGATCCTCATTGTGCGCCGATGTTTGTTATAGAGCTACCGATGCACTCAAGTCTATTTCACAAAGAGATGGCATCGGATATAGTAAGGATCGCACTTGAGAGCGAAACCAAGACTCATAAAAAGAAACTATTGGAGGAGTTTGTTTGGGCTGTGTATTGTAATGGAAGAAAGGTCGGGTACTGTATAAGGAGGAAGCAAATGTCTGATGATGAGCTTCATGTTATGCAACTTCTAAGAGGTGTTTCAATGGGCGCAGGTGTGCTTCCTTGCCCAAATAATGAGAAGGAATCAGCAGACGGGGAATTGACGTACATTAGAGCCAGATTTGAGAGAGTGGTTGGATCCAAAGACTCCGAAGCTCTGTACATGATTAATCCTGATGGTGCAGCAGGGCCAGAATTGAGTATTTTCTTTGCAAGGGCTCGCTAG
- the LOC18104939 gene encoding uncharacterized protein LOC18104939 isoform X4, with protein MNTRVRTRLHSMKAPMKHEKEKVGMQGSKPNVAKKAANKRQASSRERKIALQEDVDKLKKQLRHEENIHRALERAFSRPLGALPRLPPYLPRTTLELLAEVAVLEEEVVRLEEQVVHFRQDLYQEAVYMSSSKRNVESVSDLYHLYPNKNPKPDQSKSLAQNVDESATSTIRHLPSLSDGTGKENAFSTANSRKNSKGSSINKAQTSRNMVKRPSEDNRPAEKKLDSHKSQLECRVPDQENAEARSHVTASEGVTGDASPNKLSEDILKCLSSIFVRMSSMKNRRTADNLSFLSTLVSQENEEEAECQDPYGICSEFGKRDIGPYKRLFSIESGTINPNRTSNSLFLLHRLELLFGKLASVNLQNLTHQKKLAFWINIYNSCMMNAFLEHGIPESPETVVELMRKATINIGGHLLNAITIEHFILRLPYYSKYTISKGAKNDEMAARNKFGLELSEPLVSFALCCGSWSSPAVRVYTAAQVENELEEAKRDYLQAAIGITTSKFAIPKLLDWYLLDFAKDLESLLDWICLQLPSELGKEAINCLEKGKNEPHSHFVQVMPYEFGFRYLLYTK; from the exons ATGAATACTAGGGTGAGGACTAGGCTCCACTCCATGAAAGCTCCAATGAAGCATGAAAAA GAGAAGGTTGGAATGCAGGGGAGCAAACCAAATGTTGCCAAAAAAGCAGCAAATAAAAGACAGGCCTCAAGTAGAGAGAGGAAAATAGCATTGCAAGAAGAT GTTGATAAACTAAAGAAGCAACTGAGGCATGAAGAGAATATTCACAGAGCTTTGGAGAGGGCTTTCAGCAgaccgttgggagctctcccTCGCCTTCCTCCGTATCTTCCTCGTACT ACGTTGGAGCTGCTTGCAGAAGTGGCTGTTTTGGAAGAGGAGGTGGTTCGGCTTGAGGAACAGGTTGTCCATTTTAGGCAAGATTTGTACCAAGAGGCTGTCTACATGTCAAGCTCCAAGAGGAACGTGGAAAGTGTTTCCGATTTATATCACTTGTACCCAAATAAGAACCCCAAGCCAGATCAGTCGAAATCCTTAGCTCAGAATGTGGATGAGTCAGCGACATCCACGATAAGGCATTTGCCATCCCTTTCTG ATGGAACAGGGAAAGAGAATGCATTCTCTACAGCTAATTCTAGGAAGAACAGCAAAGGATCCTCAATCAATAAAGCTCAGACAAGCAGAAATATGGTGAAAAGACCGTCTGAGGACAATAGACCAGCAGAGAAAAAATTAGATTCTCACAAGTCACAG CTAGAATGCAGAGTACCAGACCAAGAAAATGCAGAAGCAAGAAGTCATGTTACTGCAAGCGAAGGGGTAACAGGAGATGCAAGCCCAAACAAGCTGTCTGAGGACATCTTGAAATGCTTGTCAAGTATTTTCGTACGGATGAGCTCAATGAAGAATAGGCGTACTGCAGATAATTTATCTTTCTTGTCAACATTAGTCTCTCAAGAAAACGAGGAAGAAGCCGAATGTCAGGATCCTTATGGTATATGTTCAGAGTTTGGGAAGAGAGATATTGGTCCATATAAGCGTTTGTTTTCAATAGAATCTGGGACGATTAATCCCAACCGAACATCAAATTCTTTGTTTCTACTTCATAGACTTGA ACTTCTATTCGGGAAACTTGCCTCCGTCAACTTGCAGAACCTCACTCATCAGAAGAAGCTTGCATTCTGGATAAACATTTACAATTCCTGCATGATGAAC GCTTTTCTAGAACACGGAATTCCTGAGAGTCCTGAGACGGTTGTTGAACTGATGAGAAAG GCAACAATAAATATCGGGGGACACTTGTTAAATGCAATAACGATCGAACATTTCATCCTTAGGCTGCCTTATTACTCAAAATAT ACAATTTCCAAGGGTGCAAAAAATGATGAGATGGCAGCGAGGAACAAATTTGGATTGGAGCTATCTGAACCATTGGTATCATTTGCCCTTTGCTGTGGTAGCTGGTCCTCCCCTGCT GTGAGAGTGTACACCGCAGCTCAGGTTGAAAACGAACTGGAAGAGGCAAAAAGAGATTATTTACAAGCTGCAATTGGAATTACAACGAGCAAGTTTGCCATCCCTAAGTTATTGGATTGGTATTTACTTGACTTTGCCAAGGACTTGGAGTCATTGCTTGATTGGATCTGCCTTCAGTTACCCAGTGAACTAGGGAAAGAAGCTATTAATTGCCTCGAGAAAGGTAAAAATGAGCCTCATTCACATTTTGTCCAAGTTATGCCATATGAGTTCGGTTTTAGGTACCTTTTgtacacaaaataa
- the LOC18104939 gene encoding uncharacterized protein LOC18104939 isoform X1, which yields MNTRVRTRLHSMKAPMKHEKLLPENMAAVSLGRIQKLKASGNSNKEKVGMQGSKPNVAKKAANKRQASSRERKIALQEDVDKLKKQLRHEENIHRALERAFSRPLGALPRLPPYLPRTTLELLAEVAVLEEEVVRLEEQVVHFRQDLYQEAVYMSSSKRNVESVSDLYHLYPNKNPKPDQSKSLAQNVDESATSTIRHLPSLSADGTGKENAFSTANSRKNSKGSSINKAQTSRNMVKRPSEDNRPAEKKLDSHKSQLECRVPDQENAEARSHVTASEGVTGDASPNKLSEDILKCLSSIFVRMSSMKNRRTADNLSFLSTLVSQENEEEAECQDPYGICSEFGKRDIGPYKRLFSIESGTINPNRTSNSLFLLHRLELLFGKLASVNLQNLTHQKKLAFWINIYNSCMMNAFLEHGIPESPETVVELMRKATINIGGHLLNAITIEHFILRLPYYSKYTISKGAKNDEMAARNKFGLELSEPLVSFALCCGSWSSPAVRVYTAAQVENELEEAKRDYLQAAIGITTSKFAIPKLLDWYLLDFAKDLESLLDWICLQLPSELGKEAINCLEKGKNEPHSHFVQVMPYEFGFRYLLYTK from the exons ATGAATACTAGGGTGAGGACTAGGCTCCACTCCATGAAAGCTCCAATGAAGCATGAAAAA CTTTTGCCAGAAAATATGGCTGCAGTTTCATTGGGGAGGATCCAGAAGTTGAAAGCTTCAGGAAATTCTAATAAA GAGAAGGTTGGAATGCAGGGGAGCAAACCAAATGTTGCCAAAAAAGCAGCAAATAAAAGACAGGCCTCAAGTAGAGAGAGGAAAATAGCATTGCAAGAAGAT GTTGATAAACTAAAGAAGCAACTGAGGCATGAAGAGAATATTCACAGAGCTTTGGAGAGGGCTTTCAGCAgaccgttgggagctctcccTCGCCTTCCTCCGTATCTTCCTCGTACT ACGTTGGAGCTGCTTGCAGAAGTGGCTGTTTTGGAAGAGGAGGTGGTTCGGCTTGAGGAACAGGTTGTCCATTTTAGGCAAGATTTGTACCAAGAGGCTGTCTACATGTCAAGCTCCAAGAGGAACGTGGAAAGTGTTTCCGATTTATATCACTTGTACCCAAATAAGAACCCCAAGCCAGATCAGTCGAAATCCTTAGCTCAGAATGTGGATGAGTCAGCGACATCCACGATAAGGCATTTGCCATCCCTTTCTG CAGATGGAACAGGGAAAGAGAATGCATTCTCTACAGCTAATTCTAGGAAGAACAGCAAAGGATCCTCAATCAATAAAGCTCAGACAAGCAGAAATATGGTGAAAAGACCGTCTGAGGACAATAGACCAGCAGAGAAAAAATTAGATTCTCACAAGTCACAG CTAGAATGCAGAGTACCAGACCAAGAAAATGCAGAAGCAAGAAGTCATGTTACTGCAAGCGAAGGGGTAACAGGAGATGCAAGCCCAAACAAGCTGTCTGAGGACATCTTGAAATGCTTGTCAAGTATTTTCGTACGGATGAGCTCAATGAAGAATAGGCGTACTGCAGATAATTTATCTTTCTTGTCAACATTAGTCTCTCAAGAAAACGAGGAAGAAGCCGAATGTCAGGATCCTTATGGTATATGTTCAGAGTTTGGGAAGAGAGATATTGGTCCATATAAGCGTTTGTTTTCAATAGAATCTGGGACGATTAATCCCAACCGAACATCAAATTCTTTGTTTCTACTTCATAGACTTGA ACTTCTATTCGGGAAACTTGCCTCCGTCAACTTGCAGAACCTCACTCATCAGAAGAAGCTTGCATTCTGGATAAACATTTACAATTCCTGCATGATGAAC GCTTTTCTAGAACACGGAATTCCTGAGAGTCCTGAGACGGTTGTTGAACTGATGAGAAAG GCAACAATAAATATCGGGGGACACTTGTTAAATGCAATAACGATCGAACATTTCATCCTTAGGCTGCCTTATTACTCAAAATAT ACAATTTCCAAGGGTGCAAAAAATGATGAGATGGCAGCGAGGAACAAATTTGGATTGGAGCTATCTGAACCATTGGTATCATTTGCCCTTTGCTGTGGTAGCTGGTCCTCCCCTGCT GTGAGAGTGTACACCGCAGCTCAGGTTGAAAACGAACTGGAAGAGGCAAAAAGAGATTATTTACAAGCTGCAATTGGAATTACAACGAGCAAGTTTGCCATCCCTAAGTTATTGGATTGGTATTTACTTGACTTTGCCAAGGACTTGGAGTCATTGCTTGATTGGATCTGCCTTCAGTTACCCAGTGAACTAGGGAAAGAAGCTATTAATTGCCTCGAGAAAGGTAAAAATGAGCCTCATTCACATTTTGTCCAAGTTATGCCATATGAGTTCGGTTTTAGGTACCTTTTgtacacaaaataa